CCTCACGCGCGATGGCGCGCCGCTGCTCTCCTTCGTCGCCGGCGGCACCGCGCTGGGCTCGACGCTGGAGCTGGCCCAGCCGGCCGGCCTGCTCGCGGGGCTGCGGAGCAGCCTGCGACCAGTCCGCGCCGAAGCGGGAGCTGGTCGATGAGCGCCATGCAGCGGCTCAACCTCCTGGCGGCGATGCTGGCCTTCCTCTACAGCGCCTGGCGCGGCTGGCCGCTCCTGCTCGGGCTCCAGAAGGCCCTCATCGCCTACTTGGCGGTCTTCGGTGCCCAGATCTTGATCATTCTGGCCCTGCTGCGCCTGTCGCGCGCGCGGTCCCCGCGCGGCGAAGCCGGGGTTGGTGGGGGGCCTGGAGCCGACCGGCACCAGCCCTAGCGGGGGTCCCGTGGCACAGATGCTGCAAGGAAGCATGGGCGTGCTGAACACCGCGGGCACCGCGCGGAGCAACTAGCGGAAGGGACGCGGACACTTGGACAAAGCGCAGCCGTTGTGGGACTCGTATCACCGCGCGCGATCGCCTCGGGACCGCGAGCGACTGATCGTGCACTACCTGGGACTGGTCAAGTACGTTGCAGGACGACTGGCCGCCGGCCTCCCGGATTCGGTCGAGATGGACGATCTCGTCGGCGCCGGCATGATCGGCCTGATGAAGGCCGTCGAAGGCTACGATCCGGCCAAGGAAGTGAAGTTCGAGACCTACTCGATTCCCCGCATTCGCGGCGCCATGCTCGACGAGCTGCGCAATCAGGACTGGTTTCCCCGCTCGGTGCGTCGCAAGGCGAAGCGCATCGACGCCGCCATCCACGAGCTGGAGATCCGCCTCGGTCGCAGTCCCCGCGACACGGAGCTGGCCAATCACCTGCGGCTGGACATGGACGACTT
This portion of the bacterium genome encodes:
- a CDS encoding sigma-70 family RNA polymerase sigma factor is translated as MDKAQPLWDSYHRARSPRDRERLIVHYLGLVKYVAGRLAAGLPDSVEMDDLVGAGMIGLMKAVEGYDPAKEVKFETYSIPRIRGAMLDELRNQDWFPRSVRRKAKRIDAAIHELEIRLGRSPRDTELANHLRLDMDDFYRLVGEVSQSSLLSIEEELRVGKDGTYASVREILSDLRVPSAYDRLR